The Sulfurospirillum sp. UCH001 genome segment TAAGACAACAGTTTTAGGAGCTGATCTTAAATACGTGCATGAGAGTACAGAACATACATTTTTTGAGGACAAGCACAAAGGTTATACCTATTCCAAGAGTGCGATGTATCGAAGGAATTATTGTGAAGTTGGACCTTTAGCACGTATGATGGTCTCCAAAGATGCATTGATGCGTGATTTTCATCGAAGATTTAAAGATGCAGCATTGACGCGCGTTGTAGCACGTGCTGTTGAATGTGCACATCTATTGTTAAGAACAAAAACACTTTTAGCGCAACTAAATCTTAAAGAACCTTCTTTGATTTTACCCAAAAGAGATATTTATAGCCTCAGTGGTGAAGGCATTGGTGTGATTGAAGCACCACGTGGCTCTTTGATCCATTATGTAGTAGCACAACAAGGCGTTATAGAATCCTATGACATTATCACTCCAACTGTATGGAATTTAGGAAATGGTGATAAAGAGAATCCTTCTACTGCTCAAAAAGCTATAATCGGTCTAAACTCATTTACCAAAGCAGACTTTATTCTCAAAAGTTTTGACGTTTGTTCTGTGTGTACAACCCAATGAACGTATTATTTCGCGTGTGACAATTTAGCCATTTTTAATATAATACACTTTTTATCCTCTTTTTTTGTTACTTTTCTACTCTGTTGAATTAAAATACCCTTAATTATGTGCCTTCCTGCCATATTGTGAAACATTTTTTGATTTAATTCTAAATGAATACTCATTCAGGTAAACAAATATTGTCTGTTTTCTGAATAATGCCTTAACTTTTTGATCTTGGAAAATTTACACAGGAGAGATTTATGGAACACGCTAAACTGTACGAAAGGCTTGCTGAGAGACTTAGCAATCTTGAGAAGTTCCCCCGTATTAAGGAGGACAAATCTATTGCGGCACTGATGGAAGAGAATGGTATCAGCCGTAGAGATTTTATGAAGTGGGCAGCAGGTGTAACTGCAATGTTGTCATTACCTTCAACATTTACACCGCTAATGGCACAAGCTGCTGAGCTTACTGACCGTTTACCAGTTATTTGGTTACACATGGCAGAGTGTACAGGTTGTAGTGAGAGTTTGTTAAGAACAGATGCTCCAACAATCGATAGTTTGATTTTTGATCACATTTCACTCGAATACCATGAGACACTAATGGTTGCCTGTGGTTGGCAAGCTGAGCACAACTTAGAGAGTGCGATTGAAAAATACAAAGGTAAATACATCTTAATGGTAGAAGGTGGTATTCCTGCAGGTAGCAGTGAATTCTTCTTAACTGTTGGACCACACGGACAAACAGGTCAAAAAAGTGCACAAAAAGCGGCTGATTCTGCAGCAGCTATTTTTGCTATTGGTTCTTGTTCAAGTTTTGGTGGTATCCAAGCAGCTCATCCAAACCCAACCAATGCACAACCTCTTAGTAAAGTAACCAATAAACCAGTTATCAATGTTCCAGGCTGTCCTCCAAGTGAGAAAAATATTGTAGGCAACGTTTTACATTATATTCTTTTTGGCACACTTCCAGCACTTGATGCATATAATCGTCCAAAATGGGCATATGGCCTTAGAATTCATGATCTTTGTGAAAGACGTGGACATTTTGATGCAGGTGAATTCGTTCAAGAATTCGGTGATGCAGGTGCTAAAAAAGGTTTCTGTCTTTATAAAGTGGGTTGTAAAGGTCCTTATACTTTCAATAACTGTTCACGTGAGAGATTTAACCAACATACTTCTTGGCCAGTTCAAGCAGGTCACGGCTGTATCGGTTGTTCAGAGCCAGGTTTCTGGGATAACATGGGACCATTTGAAGAACCATTAGGTGATAGATTGTACCATACAGTTTATGGCGAAGGTGCTGATAAAACTGCTGATAAAGTAGGTGTGGCACTCTTAACTGC includes the following:
- a CDS encoding hydrogenase small subunit, whose protein sequence is MEHAKLYERLAERLSNLEKFPRIKEDKSIAALMEENGISRRDFMKWAAGVTAMLSLPSTFTPLMAQAAELTDRLPVIWLHMAECTGCSESLLRTDAPTIDSLIFDHISLEYHETLMVACGWQAEHNLESAIEKYKGKYILMVEGGIPAGSSEFFLTVGPHGQTGQKSAQKAADSAAAIFAIGSCSSFGGIQAAHPNPTNAQPLSKVTNKPVINVPGCPPSEKNIVGNVLHYILFGTLPALDAYNRPKWAYGLRIHDLCERRGHFDAGEFVQEFGDAGAKKGFCLYKVGCKGPYTFNNCSRERFNQHTSWPVQAGHGCIGCSEPGFWDNMGPFEEPLGDRLYHTVYGEGADKTADKVGVALLTATAVGIAAHAAIAAVKGSGKTEE